One genomic window of Cygnus olor isolate bCygOlo1 chromosome 3, bCygOlo1.pri.v2, whole genome shotgun sequence includes the following:
- the CEBPZ gene encoding CCAAT/enhancer-binding protein zeta isoform X2, with the protein MYSATVSGPVARSLSSRCRSTPPPEHGRAAGAVPEPKPGGRSAAVPPRLRGSCRRPPSPRAAARSGRLRDARTMAGRDRTRLGSAPRRAGRRRRACAGQGASGEAAMAELRGRRWPGTGQAGGGAEWSEEEEDGDGDGGGGDGFTLDEVLRLGGTKQDFLMLCALDEEEEMVDGGRKGAIDDLEEGELEAFVSSLGLGRYAESCLQEEDEEQEDGGGEKGKPAKKEKGKKESAPSSLGGKKEKKGKEQVSGKKESKKKQAGGGPDQQLSVQKERPEEDFEFRARQVILIKPGGKWYDLEYTSEFSSEPQDQTLLSKYKALAQKLYQHETDLYKKKTDYQKGASSAWMKTVVSSGTLADRMAAMTLLIQDSAVHSLQFVENLVNLVKKKGGRQQSLMALDTFRELLLSDLLPDTRKLWSFSQRPFNNIEKMSSGNRDSRDRRLILWYFEHQLKLQVAEFVQTLETLTHDSVTATKARALAAAHELLCNKPEQEKFLLVQLVNKLGDPQNKIATKASYLLETLLYKHPNMKGVVCNEMERLLYRSNISAKTQYYAMCFLNQVVLSHEETPLANKLIALYFCFFRNCIKKKDVESKMLSALLSGVNRAYPYAETGDEKVKEQMNTLFKVLHLVNFSTSVQALMLLFQVMDSQQTVSDRYYTALYRKLLDPGLATCSKPSMFLNLVYKSLKADVVLRRVKAFVKRLLQVASGQTPPFICGTLYLLSELLKVKPGLRVQLQDHVESDEEECFKDQEEAEENEEKFVDADKEVEREEKSTAENSVKPDSSSSSASWVHHVNMRGRKNGVSYDPLHRSPLYCGAESTSLWELKKLSEHFHPSVALFAKTILEGNHIQYSGDPLQDFTLMRFLDRFVYRNPKLHKGKENTSSVVMQRKKKQFMTDRQSLAVNSKEFLARDESKIPVDEVFFHRFYTKFDNKREKQKCQDDEESVEDVDDDEFERALDAFEADDSAVDVRQDDLDFAGNIKKKTIGSKKSKRTEDSGADWDDSDDEDEFSDLDDEEVSLGSMEEEDFEEDMDEEGGVFMDVSDDDNDLDLNNDSQSKPVSKKTKRKKEMNSVGSLEGSSRGKKRKLTDANMLASAEEFGCLLDENAGSKFDNIGLNAMANRDNANVKQIKWEVERDRWLHNRDVKSIIKRKKQFRHKGF; encoded by the exons ATGTACTCGGCCACCGTCAGCGGCCCGGTGGCCCGCAGCTTGAGCAGCAGGTGCCGCAGCACGCCGCCGCCCGAGCACGGCCGCGccgccggggccgtgcccgaGCCCAAGCCCGGGGGAAGGAGCGCTGCCGTGCCGCCACGGCTCCGGGGCAGCTGCCGGCGGCCGCCGAGCCCCAGAGCCGCAGCCAGGAGCGGGCGGCTCCGCGACGCCCGCACCATGGCGGGGCGCGACCGCACCCGGCTCGGTTCGGCCCCGCGTCGCGCCGGAAGGAGGCGCCGCGCGTGCGCCGGGCAGGGGGCGTCCGGCGAGGCGGCCATGGCGGAGCTGAGGGGCCGGCGGTGGCCGGGCACGGGgcaggcgggcggcggggccgagtggagcgaggaggaggaggacggggacggggacggagGCGGCGGGGATGGCTTCACGCTGGACGAGGTGCTGCGGCTCGGCGGCACCAAG CAAGACTTCCTCATGCTGTGCGCCctggacgaggaggaggagatggtgGACGGCGGCAGGAAGGGCGCCATCGACGACCTGGAGGAAGGGGAGCTGGAGGCCTTCGTcagctccctggggctcggCAGGTACGCggagagctgcctgcaggaggaggacgaggagcaggaggatggcggcggggagaaggggaagcCCGCCAAGAAGGAGAAAGGCAAGAAGGAGAGTGCCCCTTCTTCGTtaggagggaaaaaggaaaaaaaaggcaaagaacaaGTGAGCGGTAAGAAGGAGAGCAAGAAGAAGCAAGCAGGTGGGGGTCCAGACCAGCAGCTCTCGGTACAGAAAGAGAGGCCGGAGGAGGATTTTGAGTTTCGTGCCAGGCAAGTGATACTGATCAAGCCAGGGGGCAAGTGGTATGACCTAGAATACACCAGCGAGTTCTCCTCTGAGCCACAGGACCAGACGCTTCTGTCTAAGTATAAGGCCTTGGCCCAAAAGCTGTACCAGCACGAAACAGACCTGTACAAGAAAAAGACAGACTATCAGAAGGGGGCCTCTTCGGCGTGGATGAAAACTGTGGTGTCATCGGGTACCTTAGCTGACAGGATGGCAGCCATGACCCTGCTCATTCAGGACAGTGCTGTCCACAGCCTGCAGTTTGTTGAGAACTTGGTAAACCTCGTAAAGAAAAAGggtggcaggcagcagagcctcaTGGCTTTGGATACTTTCAGGGAGCTTCTCCTTTCAGATCTCTTACCAGACACTCGAAAACTGTGGTCTTTCTCGCAGCGTCCATTTAACAACATAGAGAAGATGTCAAGTGGCAACAGGGATTCGAGAGACAGGAGACTGATACTCTGGTACTTTGAGCATCAGCTGAAACTGCAGGTGGCAGAATTTGTGCAAACCTTAGAAACCCTGACTCACGATTCTGTGACAGCAACCAAAGCGCGAGCGCTGGCAGCTGCCCAtgagctgctctgcaacaaGCCCGAGCAGGAGAAATTTCTGCTCGTTCAGCTGGTAAATAAACTGGGAGACCCGCAGAACAAAATAGCCACCAAAGCCTCGTATCTCTTAGAGACGTTGCTTTACAAGCATCCAAATATGAAAGGGGTGGTGTGCAATGAGATGGAGAGGCTTTTGTACCGGTCAAACATCAGCGCGAAAACTCAGTACTATGCCATGTGCTTTCTGAATCAGGTAGTCCTCAGTCACGAAGAAACACCGCTGGCTAACAAGCTGATAGctttgtatttctgcttctttcggaactgcattaagaaaaaagatgttGAATCCAAAATGCTCAGCGCTCTTCTTAGCGGGGTGAACAGAGCTTACCCTTACGCTGAGACTGGCGATGAGAAAGTGAAGGAGCAAATGAACACCTTGTTTAAAGTTCTGCATCTCGTCAACTTCAGTACCAGTGTCCAGGCCCTGATGCTGCTGTTTCAGGTCATGGACTCTCAGCAGACTGTGTCGGACAGGTACTACACAGCGCTATACAG GAAGCTTCTAGATCCTGGTTTAGCAACCTGCTCAAAGCCATCCATGTTTCTTAACCTTGTCTATAAGTCTCTGAAGGCAGATGTAGTATTACGGCGGGTGAAGGCCTTTGTGAAGAGGTTACTTCAAGTCGCTAGCGGGCAAACGCCACCCTTCATTTGTGGAACCCTCTACCTTCTGTCTGAGCTTCTGAAAGTAAAACCAGGGCTAAGGGTCCAGTTACAGGATCACGTG gaGTCTGATGAAGAAGAGTGCTTTAAGGATCAAGAAGAGGCTGAagagaatgaggaaaaatttgTGGATGCAGACAAAGAAgtagaaagggaagagaagagtaCAGCAGAAAATTCTGTTAAACCAGACAGTTCGAGTTCATCAGCCTCATGGGTGCATCACGTGAATATGAGAG GCAGGAAGAATGGGGTTTCATATGATCCTTTGCACCGAAGTCCTCTCTACTGTGGTGCTGAAAGTACAAGCCTTTGGGAACTGAAGAAG ctttccGAACACTTCCATCCATCTGTGGCTCTGTTTGCAAAAACAATTCTAGAA ggaAATCACATTCAGTACTCCGGTGACCCTTTGCAGGATTTCACATTAATGAGATTCTTGGATCGCTTTGTGTACAGAAATCCCAAACTCCATAAAGGCAAAG AGAACACCAGCAGTGTGGTAATGCAGCGGAAGAAGAAGCAGTTTATGACAGATAGGCAAAGTCTTGCAG TCAACAGTAAGGAATTCCTTGCCAGAGATGAAAGCAAAATCCCAGTGGATGAAGTGTTCTTTCACag attttatacGAAGTTTGAcaataagagagagaaacaaaagtgtCAAGATGATGAAGAAAGTGTGGAAGATGTAGATGATGATGAGTTCGAAAGAGCGTTGG ATGCATTTGAAGCTGATGATAGTGCCGTTGATGTTAGGCAGGATGACCTTGATTTTGCTGG taacataaaaaagaaaaccataggcagtaagaaaagcaaaagaactgAGGATTCCGGTGCTGATTGGGATGATTCTGATGATGAAGATGAATtcagtgatctggatgatgAGGAGGTCTCCTTAGGAAGCATGGAGGAAGAAGACTTCGAGGAGGATATGGACGAAGAGGGGGGTGTATTTATGGATGTGTCTGATGATGATAACGACCTAG ACCTTAACAATGACAGTCAATCGAAGCCTGTCAGTAAAAAgaccaagagaaagaaagagatgaattcTGTGGGATCGCTTGAAG GATCCAGCcgaggaaagaagaggaaactcACAGATGCCAATATGCTGGCATCCGCAGAGGAG TTTGGCTGTCTGCTAGATGAAAATGCTGGGTCCAAGTTTGACAATATTGGATTGAACGCCATGGCTAACAGAGATAATGCAA ATGTCAAACAGATCAAGTGGGAAGTAGAGCGTGACAGGTGGCTCCACAACAGAGATGTGAAAAGCATcatcaaaaggaagaaacagttCAGGCAcaaagga TTTTAG
- the CEBPZ gene encoding CCAAT/enhancer-binding protein zeta isoform X1 has translation MYSATVSGPVARSLSSRCRSTPPPEHGRAAGAVPEPKPGGRSAAVPPRLRGSCRRPPSPRAAARSGRLRDARTMAGRDRTRLGSAPRRAGRRRRACAGQGASGEAAMAELRGRRWPGTGQAGGGAEWSEEEEDGDGDGGGGDGFTLDEVLRLGGTKQDFLMLCALDEEEEMVDGGRKGAIDDLEEGELEAFVSSLGLGRYAESCLQEEDEEQEDGGGEKGKPAKKEKGKKESAPSSLGGKKEKKGKEQVSGKKESKKKQAGGGPDQQLSVQKERPEEDFEFRARQVILIKPGGKWYDLEYTSEFSSEPQDQTLLSKYKALAQKLYQHETDLYKKKTDYQKGASSAWMKTVVSSGTLADRMAAMTLLIQDSAVHSLQFVENLVNLVKKKGGRQQSLMALDTFRELLLSDLLPDTRKLWSFSQRPFNNIEKMSSGNRDSRDRRLILWYFEHQLKLQVAEFVQTLETLTHDSVTATKARALAAAHELLCNKPEQEKFLLVQLVNKLGDPQNKIATKASYLLETLLYKHPNMKGVVCNEMERLLYRSNISAKTQYYAMCFLNQVVLSHEETPLANKLIALYFCFFRNCIKKKDVESKMLSALLSGVNRAYPYAETGDEKVKEQMNTLFKVLHLVNFSTSVQALMLLFQVMDSQQTVSDRYYTALYRKLLDPGLATCSKPSMFLNLVYKSLKADVVLRRVKAFVKRLLQVASGQTPPFICGTLYLLSELLKVKPGLRVQLQDHVESDEEECFKDQEEAEENEEKFVDADKEVEREEKSTAENSVKPDSSSSSASWVHHVNMRGRKNGVSYDPLHRSPLYCGAESTSLWELKKLSEHFHPSVALFAKTILEGNHIQYSGDPLQDFTLMRFLDRFVYRNPKLHKGKENTSSVVMQRKKKQFMTDRQSLAVNSKEFLARDESKIPVDEVFFHRFYTKFDNKREKQKCQDDEESVEDVDDDEFERALDAFEADDSAVDVRQDDLDFAGNIKKKTIGSKKSKRTEDSGADWDDSDDEDEFSDLDDEEVSLGSMEEEDFEEDMDEEGGVFMDVSDDDNDLDLNNDSQSKPVSKKTKRKKEMNSVGSLEGSSRGKKRKLTDANMLASAEEFGCLLDENAGSKFDNIGLNAMANRDNANVKQIKWEVERDRWLHNRDVKSIIKRKKQFRHKGLKKKYKGKKSKR, from the exons ATGTACTCGGCCACCGTCAGCGGCCCGGTGGCCCGCAGCTTGAGCAGCAGGTGCCGCAGCACGCCGCCGCCCGAGCACGGCCGCGccgccggggccgtgcccgaGCCCAAGCCCGGGGGAAGGAGCGCTGCCGTGCCGCCACGGCTCCGGGGCAGCTGCCGGCGGCCGCCGAGCCCCAGAGCCGCAGCCAGGAGCGGGCGGCTCCGCGACGCCCGCACCATGGCGGGGCGCGACCGCACCCGGCTCGGTTCGGCCCCGCGTCGCGCCGGAAGGAGGCGCCGCGCGTGCGCCGGGCAGGGGGCGTCCGGCGAGGCGGCCATGGCGGAGCTGAGGGGCCGGCGGTGGCCGGGCACGGGgcaggcgggcggcggggccgagtggagcgaggaggaggaggacggggacggggacggagGCGGCGGGGATGGCTTCACGCTGGACGAGGTGCTGCGGCTCGGCGGCACCAAG CAAGACTTCCTCATGCTGTGCGCCctggacgaggaggaggagatggtgGACGGCGGCAGGAAGGGCGCCATCGACGACCTGGAGGAAGGGGAGCTGGAGGCCTTCGTcagctccctggggctcggCAGGTACGCggagagctgcctgcaggaggaggacgaggagcaggaggatggcggcggggagaaggggaagcCCGCCAAGAAGGAGAAAGGCAAGAAGGAGAGTGCCCCTTCTTCGTtaggagggaaaaaggaaaaaaaaggcaaagaacaaGTGAGCGGTAAGAAGGAGAGCAAGAAGAAGCAAGCAGGTGGGGGTCCAGACCAGCAGCTCTCGGTACAGAAAGAGAGGCCGGAGGAGGATTTTGAGTTTCGTGCCAGGCAAGTGATACTGATCAAGCCAGGGGGCAAGTGGTATGACCTAGAATACACCAGCGAGTTCTCCTCTGAGCCACAGGACCAGACGCTTCTGTCTAAGTATAAGGCCTTGGCCCAAAAGCTGTACCAGCACGAAACAGACCTGTACAAGAAAAAGACAGACTATCAGAAGGGGGCCTCTTCGGCGTGGATGAAAACTGTGGTGTCATCGGGTACCTTAGCTGACAGGATGGCAGCCATGACCCTGCTCATTCAGGACAGTGCTGTCCACAGCCTGCAGTTTGTTGAGAACTTGGTAAACCTCGTAAAGAAAAAGggtggcaggcagcagagcctcaTGGCTTTGGATACTTTCAGGGAGCTTCTCCTTTCAGATCTCTTACCAGACACTCGAAAACTGTGGTCTTTCTCGCAGCGTCCATTTAACAACATAGAGAAGATGTCAAGTGGCAACAGGGATTCGAGAGACAGGAGACTGATACTCTGGTACTTTGAGCATCAGCTGAAACTGCAGGTGGCAGAATTTGTGCAAACCTTAGAAACCCTGACTCACGATTCTGTGACAGCAACCAAAGCGCGAGCGCTGGCAGCTGCCCAtgagctgctctgcaacaaGCCCGAGCAGGAGAAATTTCTGCTCGTTCAGCTGGTAAATAAACTGGGAGACCCGCAGAACAAAATAGCCACCAAAGCCTCGTATCTCTTAGAGACGTTGCTTTACAAGCATCCAAATATGAAAGGGGTGGTGTGCAATGAGATGGAGAGGCTTTTGTACCGGTCAAACATCAGCGCGAAAACTCAGTACTATGCCATGTGCTTTCTGAATCAGGTAGTCCTCAGTCACGAAGAAACACCGCTGGCTAACAAGCTGATAGctttgtatttctgcttctttcggaactgcattaagaaaaaagatgttGAATCCAAAATGCTCAGCGCTCTTCTTAGCGGGGTGAACAGAGCTTACCCTTACGCTGAGACTGGCGATGAGAAAGTGAAGGAGCAAATGAACACCTTGTTTAAAGTTCTGCATCTCGTCAACTTCAGTACCAGTGTCCAGGCCCTGATGCTGCTGTTTCAGGTCATGGACTCTCAGCAGACTGTGTCGGACAGGTACTACACAGCGCTATACAG GAAGCTTCTAGATCCTGGTTTAGCAACCTGCTCAAAGCCATCCATGTTTCTTAACCTTGTCTATAAGTCTCTGAAGGCAGATGTAGTATTACGGCGGGTGAAGGCCTTTGTGAAGAGGTTACTTCAAGTCGCTAGCGGGCAAACGCCACCCTTCATTTGTGGAACCCTCTACCTTCTGTCTGAGCTTCTGAAAGTAAAACCAGGGCTAAGGGTCCAGTTACAGGATCACGTG gaGTCTGATGAAGAAGAGTGCTTTAAGGATCAAGAAGAGGCTGAagagaatgaggaaaaatttgTGGATGCAGACAAAGAAgtagaaagggaagagaagagtaCAGCAGAAAATTCTGTTAAACCAGACAGTTCGAGTTCATCAGCCTCATGGGTGCATCACGTGAATATGAGAG GCAGGAAGAATGGGGTTTCATATGATCCTTTGCACCGAAGTCCTCTCTACTGTGGTGCTGAAAGTACAAGCCTTTGGGAACTGAAGAAG ctttccGAACACTTCCATCCATCTGTGGCTCTGTTTGCAAAAACAATTCTAGAA ggaAATCACATTCAGTACTCCGGTGACCCTTTGCAGGATTTCACATTAATGAGATTCTTGGATCGCTTTGTGTACAGAAATCCCAAACTCCATAAAGGCAAAG AGAACACCAGCAGTGTGGTAATGCAGCGGAAGAAGAAGCAGTTTATGACAGATAGGCAAAGTCTTGCAG TCAACAGTAAGGAATTCCTTGCCAGAGATGAAAGCAAAATCCCAGTGGATGAAGTGTTCTTTCACag attttatacGAAGTTTGAcaataagagagagaaacaaaagtgtCAAGATGATGAAGAAAGTGTGGAAGATGTAGATGATGATGAGTTCGAAAGAGCGTTGG ATGCATTTGAAGCTGATGATAGTGCCGTTGATGTTAGGCAGGATGACCTTGATTTTGCTGG taacataaaaaagaaaaccataggcagtaagaaaagcaaaagaactgAGGATTCCGGTGCTGATTGGGATGATTCTGATGATGAAGATGAATtcagtgatctggatgatgAGGAGGTCTCCTTAGGAAGCATGGAGGAAGAAGACTTCGAGGAGGATATGGACGAAGAGGGGGGTGTATTTATGGATGTGTCTGATGATGATAACGACCTAG ACCTTAACAATGACAGTCAATCGAAGCCTGTCAGTAAAAAgaccaagagaaagaaagagatgaattcTGTGGGATCGCTTGAAG GATCCAGCcgaggaaagaagaggaaactcACAGATGCCAATATGCTGGCATCCGCAGAGGAG TTTGGCTGTCTGCTAGATGAAAATGCTGGGTCCAAGTTTGACAATATTGGATTGAACGCCATGGCTAACAGAGATAATGCAA ATGTCAAACAGATCAAGTGGGAAGTAGAGCGTGACAGGTGGCTCCACAACAGAGATGTGAAAAGCATcatcaaaaggaagaaacagttCAGGCAcaaaggactgaaaaagaagTACAAAGGCAAGAAATCAAAAAGATGA
- the CEBPZOS gene encoding protein CEBPZOS — MAQNSPAWFATHRHGPARFGTALQPCRSPASRTDAFASPPRCARLPRPLRSVDAAAITRPPPRGGARRRRACAAVDGGREAMRRRLLAGLVVLEAAALGGVLLLYRAMDISQDFRYTMQKRFPSILEVYYKSNEWSGIHGIKENDQMAWLSNKN, encoded by the exons ATGGCTCAGAACAGCCCAGCATGGTTTGCCACGCATaggcacggcccggcacggtTCGGCACCGCTCTGCAGCCCTGCCGAAGCCCGGCGAGCCGCACAGACGCCTTCGCGTCGCCTCCCCGCTGTGCCAGGTTGCCACGGCCGTTAAGGTCGGTCGACGCGGCCGCCATTACGCGACCGCCCCCGAGGGGAGGAGCGCGGCGGCGAAGGGCGTGCGCGGCCGTTGATGGCGGCCGGGAGGCCATGAGGCGGCGGCTGCTGGCGgggctggtggtgctggaggCGGCCGCGCTGGGCGGCGTCCTCCTGCTCTACCGCGCCATGGACATCAGCCAAG ATTTCAGATACACAATGCAGAAGAGGTTTCCATCAATTCTGGAAG tttattacaAATCTAATGAGTGGTCTGGAATTCATGGCATAAAGGAGAATGACCAAATGGCATGGTTAAGCAACAAAAACTAA